The Aestuariibaculum lutulentum genome segment GTTCGGTTCGGATCTAATCCACGACCACCAACATTCAACTGCAAACCAGCATCATCATTTTGATAAATGTTTAGACCTGCCACCTGACTAAAAATCTGACGTGCATTATTAGATGCCAAATTCGCCATAGACTGATCTACCAAAACCACTTCCGTCTTCTTTCCGGCATAAATAGCCGTGCCTTCAACATCTTTTAAACGCGATAATTCGAAAAGTTTAGCTTTTCTCGCAGTGATTTCTACTTCAGAAAGATTAACCGAAATAGAAACTAACTCCACGTTTATTTCCGCGTCATTGGCTACAGCAACAGGTAGTTCTTTCACTTGAAATTCATAAGAAAAAAAGATTAAATCTAAATTCTGCTTATCGGTATTAAACTGGTAATACCCAGAAGCATTCGTAGTTGCTTTTAAGCCGGAAGTTTTATCGTAAATTTCAACGCCTGCAACCGGCTGTTTAGTTCCTGTATTGGTTACTGTTCCATAAATTTTGTGTTGTGCCTGTACTGCACTTACAAACAAAAATAATACTACTAATAACTTAAAGTCCTTTAATTTCATCGGTAAATGGTAATATCCATGCCTTATGGCAGAATGATTCTTTTTCTTTATATAAATCGACTGTATTGTCAATAAACGGTTTGCTCAACCTTCCGTTAAGCGCCACGTAACTTTCGACAAACACCTGTACATTTTTATGTCCTTGCGATGTAAAATGATCGCCTAAATAGTGTGCATATTCTAAAATAAAATCGGGTTGAAAGCTCATTTGCTTCTCCTGAAAGGAACTCAAGAAATCTCTGTTTCTAACTACAAACGACGCTCCCGTTTTTGCATTTTTAATGGTGAATGTGGTATGACCCATTTTTTCCATAAGCATCACACGCCAGGAAAATCGATAACCTTCTTCGGTCCAGAACAGTTCGCCCGGATACAATATATATCGAAAAGGGAACAATAACTGAATGACAAAAAATACCGTTAAAAATGGCACCAGGACTTTTTCCTTTTTAACCTCTAAAACAAGCTTCAAATCTACCGTTGTTTTCGGTTTTAAAAAACCTTTTATACTATTGATTATTTTATGATGAAAATCGGGTTCGAAGAAAATTAAGGTCGATACAATCATGATAAACGGAAACATACCTATTGGGAACAACACCCTGGTAAATACATGGAAGAATACAACCAAAGCAAAAGCAAACCAGCGGGTACGTTTATAAAGTAATAAAAACGGAATGGCTAAATCGTAAAGCATACCAGACCAACTCATAGCATAATGAAACCACTCCTGTTGCATGAGACTTTCGCCTATAAAAGGCAAATCGTATTTTGAGGGCAACCATATTTTTAATGGCATGGCTCGAAATAACCAATCGGAGTTAATCTTTGCCAATCCCGCATAAAAATAAACAATTGCTAAAAGGAGTTTTACACTATCTACGCACCACTTTGGAATGGTTTTATAAGACGTTTTCCTTAATAAATTATCTACTGAAAAATAAGCATTGGCAGGTAAAAAAATCATTAAAAAACTTAGTAAACTAATAAAGTAATAATGATTTAAATACGTGGTTTTATCCATGAGTTCGATGTAAGTAAAACTCAAAAAGAAAACTATAATCGCTATTCTGTACTTTAACCCCATTGCAATAAAAAGGGCTGCCAAACCACAAATAACGAATAGTAAATAGGTATAATCTCCTAAAGGTTTTACCCACTCAAAACCATAATAGGAAAAATGAAATTTAGGTGTAATATACAGCTTTTCAATCCAGCCATTAGTCCAAAAACGAATAATACTAAACAGCATCATGATACCGAATAGTATTCTGAACACCGCTAAGGGTGCTGCATCTGTTTTGCTTTGTAGATATGCTTTTGTATTAAACCCCATATAAAAATGAAAAGATTCCCTAACGTATCAGGGAATCTTTAAATCATTTATTTTATTATCAAACTAATCGCCATCAGCATCAATATAATCAACACTAATATTCATAGCCTGTACCATATCTAATTTAAGTAACACCACGACTTTTTGTAACTCGTCGTAAGACAAAGTCATTTTTGTATTATCGGTATTAACCTGATTAGAAAAATTAACATCCAATGCTTGAATTTGGGTACGAGCAGCACTCATTTGATTATTGATTAAAGTAGTTAAATCTTCACCATCTGTAATGGTTTGTAAATAATCTAGATAATCATCGAAACTACTTCCATCTGTAGTTCCATTATAAGCTTTACCATTAAACACATCCTGACTAGCCTTTAACGCTGCTAATGCCAACTCTTTAGAAACTTCCTGATTGTGGTAGGCTTCTACTTTCTCAGGATACAAAACTCCAGCAGAAAAAATTCCAGCAGGAATTCCAAATTTGGTCGCTCTTAATCCCTTTTCGAAATAATAAATTAAATCGTTTGTTAATTTGTTTGTCGAACTGGTGGCTGTATTTCCTGTACTATTCACAAAAGTATCTCTATACGAGGTTGTCCAATCGTTTAACACAGTTTCAGTTAACGACTTCATTTTATCAACCAAATCACTTAAATACGTTTTATATCCGTTAGCATTTGTATTTATTGTATAAATCTCTAAAATAGCTGAATCATCAGAAGCAACACCGTATAATAAATAATCTAACGCAGGAAAACCAACAGCATCCTGATTATTAGTATGAGTTAAATCGTAAGTACCACTTGCAATGTTTTCTTCTATTTCAGTAACACTGGCTGGATAGATATTCATTTGAGAACTATAATAGATTCCTTCAGCTTTACCAATGTTAAACATTTCAGCATATTGCCAAACTTTATAAGCTTCCAACCATGCTGTGCGCAGTGCCTCCAGATTGGTTTGATTTACAGTTGTTGTAAAAGTGTTTTTAGCTTCAGCCAAAACACTTAATTTACTATCTAAATCCTGATATACCGGAATAATAATATTATCAGCCCAGTTAACCAACATGGTTTGTCTATCAAAATTATCTGTCGGCTTACTTTCCCCACCGTCAGAGCTACTACACGCTATAATAACGAGCGCTAAAAGGACTACAGAAACAACTTTTTTAATCATAACCTATTGTGTTCTTTAATATTTTGCAAATATCAACAAGCAGTTGGAATTATTAAAAATTCCAACTGCTTTATTTTAGAAAAAAACTAATATTATTCGCTTAGTTAGCTGCCGCCTCAACCGTAAAGCCAAATACTGCTGCTATCTCTGCTGAAATTGTATCTAATGTTTCAGGAGTTACATCCCAAAATCCATTTGTATTATTGTTTAATAACGCATCAACATAAGCGTTAACTTCGTTATGTGTAAAGTAAGGTGCATCAGTACCAGGTTTTCTTGTAAACTGTAAACTGTAAACAAAACCAAATCCTTCAGATAACTCATGAAATGCATGTGCATAATCTACAGTCTCTGCTTCTAAATCTGATTTAGCCCCTTGTAAATAATGTACGGCACGAACTGCAATGGCTTTAGAAATATTTTCTCTAATTACAGCTACCTGTGCATCTCTAACTCCATACTCTCCTGCAACAATCGCTGCACGTCCTAATTTTAAAGCTTGATAAACTTCATCGGCAATACCTGCAAAATCAGCGTCATCATTTACTTGTCTTAGGTAAGTATTTAGGAAACGGTCGGCATCTAAAACCGGACTTGCAGGGTCAACTTCAGCTCCGTATAAATATCCGTAAGCTTCATCCCATTTATGCTCCATTGTTGTATAAGACTTACCCGCTTCAACAACACCATTATCATTATTAGCAACATTCGATCCTGCATCTAGTACCGCATCACTTAAATAGTTATTTAACATCTGGTCTGCCATTA includes the following:
- a CDS encoding HTTM domain-containing protein, with the protein product MGFNTKAYLQSKTDAAPLAVFRILFGIMMLFSIIRFWTNGWIEKLYITPKFHFSYYGFEWVKPLGDYTYLLFVICGLAALFIAMGLKYRIAIIVFFLSFTYIELMDKTTYLNHYYFISLLSFLMIFLPANAYFSVDNLLRKTSYKTIPKWCVDSVKLLLAIVYFYAGLAKINSDWLFRAMPLKIWLPSKYDLPFIGESLMQQEWFHYAMSWSGMLYDLAIPFLLLYKRTRWFAFALVVFFHVFTRVLFPIGMFPFIMIVSTLIFFEPDFHHKIINSIKGFLKPKTTVDLKLVLEVKKEKVLVPFLTVFFVIQLLFPFRYILYPGELFWTEEGYRFSWRVMLMEKMGHTTFTIKNAKTGASFVVRNRDFLSSFQEKQMSFQPDFILEYAHYLGDHFTSQGHKNVQVFVESYVALNGRLSKPFIDNTVDLYKEKESFCHKAWILPFTDEIKGL
- a CDS encoding imelysin family protein codes for the protein MIKKVVSVVLLALVIIACSSSDGGESKPTDNFDRQTMLVNWADNIIIPVYQDLDSKLSVLAEAKNTFTTTVNQTNLEALRTAWLEAYKVWQYAEMFNIGKAEGIYYSSQMNIYPASVTEIEENIASGTYDLTHTNNQDAVGFPALDYLLYGVASDDSAILEIYTINTNANGYKTYLSDLVDKMKSLTETVLNDWTTSYRDTFVNSTGNTATSSTNKLTNDLIYYFEKGLRATKFGIPAGIFSAGVLYPEKVEAYHNQEVSKELALAALKASQDVFNGKAYNGTTDGSSFDDYLDYLQTITDGEDLTTLINNQMSAARTQIQALDVNFSNQVNTDNTKMTLSYDELQKVVVLLKLDMVQAMNISVDYIDADGD
- a CDS encoding DUF4856 domain-containing protein: MKKFLSMAAVVAVLFTSCSDDNESNNVENPATYTFTRNGVSTVDFNGQTTRIAMATELVSALSDNTKTKAQLLAMFNHEVGNDDFSDDNLDASDKNVRSKVAASNDFFAANTTVSNEIKTDFDAWISEQADVVFVNWSVTAQAGVAGNLQQLGSTTVRYFNAKGLELNQAVAKGLIGGLMADQMLNNYLSDAVLDAGSNVANNDNGVVEAGKSYTTMEHKWDEAYGYLYGAEVDPASPVLDADRFLNTYLRQVNDDADFAGIADEVYQALKLGRAAIVAGEYGVRDAQVAVIRENISKAIAVRAVHYLQGAKSDLEAETVDYAHAFHELSEGFGFVYSLQFTRKPGTDAPYFTHNEVNAYVDALLNNNTNGFWDVTPETLDTISAEIAAVFGFTVEAAAN